The proteins below come from a single Nitrospiraceae bacterium genomic window:
- a CDS encoding macro domain-containing protein, with the protein MIYEVEGDILLSEAAAVAHGVAPNDNFANGLALALRERWPAMYKDFRHYCQVSNPKSGELWSWAGAGNVRIINLLTQEAPPSHGANPGKASLENINHCLKALRKTIESEKFSSVALPRLATGVGGLDWKDVKPLIEKHLGDLPIPVFLYSTYHAGVKAEER; encoded by the coding sequence ATGATTTATGAAGTGGAAGGTGACATTTTATTAAGTGAGGCCGCGGCTGTTGCTCATGGTGTAGCCCCCAATGACAATTTCGCGAATGGATTGGCGCTCGCGTTACGGGAGCGGTGGCCTGCAATGTACAAAGATTTTCGTCATTATTGTCAAGTTTCCAATCCGAAGTCCGGTGAGTTATGGAGTTGGGCCGGGGCTGGAAACGTAAGGATTATCAATCTTTTGACACAGGAGGCTCCACCGAGTCACGGGGCCAATCCGGGCAAAGCATCGCTTGAAAATATCAATCATTGTTTGAAAGCGCTTCGCAAAACCATTGAATCCGAAAAGTTCAGTAGTGTGGCGTTACCACGGCTTGCCACCGGAGTGGGGGGATTGGATTGGAAGGATGTGAAACCATTAATTGAAAAGCATCTCGGAGATTTACCCATTCCCGTATTTCTGTATTCCACCTATCATGCAGGGGTAAAAGCCGAAGAACGCTAA